CTGGACCGAGGCACTCGCCTATCCGCAGGCAGGCTCGCCGCCACCGGTGAGCCAGTCCGAATTGGACGTTGCCACCGGGCGCTCGGCGCAGTCGCTGCGGACCGACCAGAAGACCGACACCCGCGTGATCGCGCTTCCGATGGGACACGGCGAGGCGATGGTGCTGGCGCTGTCGATGGCACCCACCCAGCGCACGCTCAACGAGCTGGCCGTGGTGCTGTTCCTCGTCGGCGGTGCCGGGATCGTGGTCGCCGCCGGCGCGGGCACCGCGGTGGCCAGGGCCGGGCTGCGGCCGGTGGACCGGCTCACCTCGGCCGCCGAACGGGTCGCCGCGACCGGCGATCTGCGGCCGATCCCGGTGAGCGGGGACGACGAGCTCGCCCGGCTCACGCACAGCTTCAACACGATGCTCGGCACGGTCGCGGATTCGCAGGAACGCCAGCGCCGGCTCGTCGCCGACGCGGGACACGAGCTGCGGACTCCGCTGACCTCGTTGCGGACCAACCTGGAGCTGCTGCTCTCGGCCGACCGGCCGGGCGCGCCCTCGCTGCCCGCGGAGGACCGCGCGGAGATCGAGACCGACATCCGCGGCCAGCTCGACGAGCTGACCCAGCTCATCGGCGACCTGGTGGAGCTGGCCCGCCAGGACGAACCGCGCGAGCAGAACGAACGCGTCGAGCTGGTCGAGGTGGTGGAACGGGCGCTGGACCGGGCTCGCCGCCGGGCCGGCGAGATCGAGTTCGACGTGACGTTACAGCCGTGGGTGCTCACCGGGGACAACAGCGCGCTGGAGCGCGCGGTCCTGAACCTGCTCGACAACGCGGTCAAGTTCTCCCCGCCAGGCTCGCGCGTGCGCGTGGTGCTGCGGCCGCTTGGCGACGGCACTGCGGTGGTAGAGGTCGCCGACGCCGGGCCGGGAATCGCCGAAGAAGACCTGCCCAAGGTGTTCGACCGCTTCTACCGTTCTGCGGAAGCCCGCACGCTGCCGGGCTCCGGGCTGGGGCTGGCCATCGTGCAGAACGCCGCGGAACGGCACGGCGGCGCGGTGTACGCGAACCGCGCGCCTGAAGGCGGCGCGTTGCTGACCATCCGGCTGCCCGGCGAGCCTGGCT
This Amycolatopsis sulphurea DNA region includes the following protein-coding sequences:
- a CDS encoding HAMP domain-containing sensor histidine kinase encodes the protein MSTVDVSDPRGQRWGTRRFSLRGRVTLLAAACVAGAVALVSLCAYLIVQSNLYQQLDDNLLARANAAVNSPQVQTQLQQVPGAFLASADLKIGQLNGWTEALAYPQAGSPPPVSQSELDVATGRSAQSLRTDQKTDTRVIALPMGHGEAMVLALSMAPTQRTLNELAVVLFLVGGAGIVVAAGAGTAVARAGLRPVDRLTSAAERVAATGDLRPIPVSGDDELARLTHSFNTMLGTVADSQERQRRLVADAGHELRTPLTSLRTNLELLLSADRPGAPSLPAEDRAEIETDIRGQLDELTQLIGDLVELARQDEPREQNERVELVEVVERALDRARRRAGEIEFDVTLQPWVLTGDNSALERAVLNLLDNAVKFSPPGSRVRVVLRPLGDGTAVVEVADAGPGIAEEDLPKVFDRFYRSAEARTLPGSGLGLAIVQNAAERHGGAVYANRAPEGGALLTIRLPGEPG